One window of Desulfobacca acetoxidans DSM 11109 genomic DNA carries:
- a CDS encoding ComF family protein, whose product MLSYSLRALLDFFLPRFCLFCHAPLSLEVEHLICPDCWKELPLITTPYCSCCGAPFKGAVGPEHLCQTCTIKPPPFDRARAAARYEGSIRDAIHRLKYQRQLLQAEHLRQVLTVSEAASVVQDADLMLPVPLHPRRLRRRGFNQALLLGQAFPAIPLRTDVLLRQRWTVPQVNLSPQERQANVKGAFAVAKPDAIIGRSVLLLDDVYTTGATVKECTLALRRAGAHTVTVLTVARVGYA is encoded by the coding sequence ATGTTAAGTTATTCCCTCAGAGCCCTTTTGGATTTCTTCCTGCCGAGATTCTGTCTCTTCTGCCATGCCCCTCTGTCGTTAGAAGTTGAGCATCTCATATGTCCCGACTGCTGGAAAGAATTGCCCCTTATCACTACCCCCTACTGTTCCTGCTGCGGTGCTCCTTTCAAGGGTGCCGTCGGCCCGGAGCATCTCTGCCAGACCTGCACGATCAAGCCGCCCCCTTTCGACCGGGCTCGGGCCGCCGCCAGGTATGAGGGTTCGATACGGGACGCCATCCATCGCCTGAAATATCAGCGGCAATTGCTCCAAGCCGAACACCTGCGGCAGGTATTGACGGTTTCCGAGGCCGCCTCAGTAGTGCAGGATGCCGACCTCATGCTGCCCGTACCCCTGCATCCCCGACGCCTGCGGCGGCGGGGCTTTAATCAAGCTCTCTTACTGGGACAGGCCTTTCCTGCAATACCATTGCGGACCGACGTCCTGTTGCGCCAACGCTGGACCGTCCCGCAGGTTAATCTGAGCCCTCAGGAGCGCCAGGCCAACGTCAAGGGCGCCTTTGCAGTTGCCAAACCCGATGCCATCATTGGCAGATCGGTTCTTCTGCTCGATGATGTCTATACTACCGGCGCCACCGTAAAGGAATGCACCCTGGCTCTACGCCGGGCCGGGGCACACACGGTGACGGTGTTGACCGTAGCTCGAGTCGGCTATGCCTGA
- the amrS gene encoding AmmeMemoRadiSam system radical SAM enzyme — MQVKKPSAVAHLGPPLTRRQFLGASALGLAALSLPGLSWQAGAQEVRYGFTHPHPAAYYTQLAGRLVRCDLCPRNCEVLEGDRGECGVRENRGGKYITLAYGNPTAVHIDPIEKKPLFHVLPGTASYSIATAGCNLHCAFCQNWEISQARPEETYNFDLPAAAIVQAAKETNCPSIAHTYVEPIIFYEYMIDIARLSPAAGIINVCHSAGYINRKPLEELCRYLQAACVDLKGFTEEFYQKLVGASLAPVLEALKIFRQKGVHLEIVNLIIPQFNDNPKDLEKMCLWIRDELGPLTPLHFSRFYPLFKMKQHYPTPVSTLEKAREIALKTGLKYVYLGNLPQNPAENTYCHHCGQLIISRRGYLIGEVKLKDGRCNFCGAAIPGIWRQPQPA; from the coding sequence ATGCAGGTGAAGAAGCCAAGCGCAGTCGCTCATCTTGGTCCACCGCTCACCAGGCGGCAGTTTCTGGGCGCCAGTGCCTTGGGATTGGCGGCTTTATCCCTCCCCGGCCTTTCCTGGCAGGCCGGGGCCCAGGAAGTGCGCTACGGTTTTACCCATCCCCACCCCGCCGCCTATTATACCCAACTAGCGGGTCGGTTGGTGCGTTGCGACCTTTGCCCGCGTAACTGCGAGGTCCTGGAAGGCGACCGGGGAGAATGCGGGGTGCGGGAAAACCGGGGAGGCAAGTATATCACTCTGGCATATGGCAATCCTACCGCGGTGCATATTGATCCTATCGAGAAAAAGCCGCTGTTTCATGTTTTGCCTGGCACCGCCTCCTATTCCATTGCCACTGCCGGCTGTAACCTGCACTGCGCCTTTTGCCAGAATTGGGAAATCTCCCAGGCACGCCCGGAAGAAACTTATAATTTTGACCTCCCGGCCGCCGCTATCGTCCAGGCAGCCAAAGAGACCAATTGTCCCAGCATCGCCCATACCTACGTCGAACCTATCATTTTTTATGAATATATGATTGATATCGCCCGCCTCTCCCCGGCTGCGGGCATTATCAATGTCTGCCACTCTGCCGGTTATATCAACCGCAAGCCTTTGGAAGAACTGTGCCGTTATCTCCAGGCCGCCTGTGTTGACCTGAAAGGCTTTACGGAAGAATTCTATCAGAAGCTGGTAGGCGCCTCGCTGGCGCCGGTGCTCGAGGCCCTAAAAATATTCCGTCAAAAAGGTGTCCATCTCGAGATCGTCAATCTGATCATCCCGCAGTTCAACGACAACCCCAAAGACCTGGAGAAGATGTGCCTCTGGATCAGGGATGAACTCGGTCCCCTGACGCCCCTGCATTTCTCGCGCTTCTATCCGCTTTTCAAGATGAAGCAGCATTACCCGACGCCGGTCAGCACTCTTGAGAAAGCCCGGGAGATTGCTCTGAAAACCGGCTTAAAATATGTCTATCTCGGCAATCTCCCCCAAAATCCGGCGGAAAATACTTATTGCCACCACTGTGGGCAATTAATTATCTCGCGCCGGGGCTACTTGATTGGCGAAGTGAAACTCAAAGATGGCCGATGTAACTTCTGCGGCGCCGCCATTCCGGGAATCTGGCGTCAGCCGCAGCCAGCCTAA
- the ychF gene encoding redox-regulated ATPase YchF has product MSCRCGLVGLPNVGKSTLFNALTAGRAEVAGYPFTTINPNTGIVPVPDPRLATLAELLKPPKVTPTTIEFVDIAGLIQGASQGEGLGNQFLAHIRDVDLLVHVVRCFEAEDIPHAAPSLEPARDVEVIDTELLLADLEIIGRQILKTEKAAKSGDKKTLANLKILQRLEAWLNEGRWASTLVCSDSERERLAELPLLTRKPYLLVANFGETEWHNRRFLPALEKLARERQVPLIPILGELEAELLDLPPEERQEFLAAAGVAESGLARLIQASYQLLHLITFYTIVGPEVRAWTAPAGTQASRCAGKIHSDMEKGFIKVEVMHFADLTRLGSAAKVKEAGLLHVEGRDYPVQDGEILLFRFQIR; this is encoded by the coding sequence TTGTCCTGCCGCTGCGGTTTAGTAGGACTGCCAAATGTCGGCAAGTCCACCCTTTTTAACGCCCTGACCGCCGGGCGGGCGGAGGTGGCAGGTTATCCCTTTACCACCATCAACCCCAACACCGGCATTGTTCCGGTGCCTGACCCCCGATTGGCTACCCTGGCGGAGCTGCTCAAACCTCCCAAAGTCACGCCCACGACCATTGAATTTGTTGATATTGCCGGACTTATTCAAGGGGCCAGTCAGGGAGAGGGGTTGGGCAACCAGTTCCTGGCCCATATCCGGGATGTGGATCTGTTGGTGCACGTTGTCCGCTGTTTTGAAGCCGAGGATATTCCTCATGCCGCCCCATCCCTTGAACCGGCACGCGATGTGGAGGTGATTGATACCGAACTGCTGCTGGCCGACCTGGAGATTATCGGCCGCCAGATTCTCAAGACCGAAAAAGCCGCCAAATCCGGGGATAAAAAAACGCTGGCGAATCTGAAGATTCTCCAACGTCTGGAGGCTTGGTTAAATGAAGGCCGGTGGGCCAGCACGCTTGTTTGCAGCGATTCCGAGAGAGAGAGGCTTGCCGAACTGCCGCTGCTGACCCGCAAACCCTACCTCCTGGTGGCTAATTTCGGTGAGACAGAGTGGCATAATCGCCGCTTCCTTCCGGCCCTGGAGAAACTGGCCCGAGAGCGGCAGGTTCCTCTCATCCCTATCCTGGGAGAACTGGAAGCGGAATTATTAGATCTGCCGCCTGAAGAGCGGCAGGAATTCCTTGCTGCCGCCGGTGTGGCCGAATCCGGTCTGGCCCGCCTCATTCAGGCCAGCTACCAGCTCCTTCACCTGATCACTTTCTATACCATCGTCGGCCCGGAAGTCCGGGCCTGGACCGCGCCCGCGGGGACTCAGGCATCCCGCTGCGCCGGCAAAATTCACAGTGACATGGAGAAAGGTTTCATTAAGGTTGAGGTCATGCACTTCGCCGACCTAACCCGCCTGGGCAGTGCCGCCAAGGTCAAAGAAGCCGGCCTGCTCCATGTTGAGGGCAGGGATTATCCGGTGCAGGATGGCGAAATATTGTTATTTCGTTTTCAAATACGGTGA
- a CDS encoding integration host factor subunit alpha translates to MALTKEKVINAINLKLGLSKQEARSAVERVLHLIKEALAQEEDVLISGFGKFTVRSKNPRRGRNPQTKEDLILRARKVVVFKTSGVLRHRINQPT, encoded by the coding sequence ATGGCCCTGACCAAAGAAAAAGTTATTAATGCGATCAACCTAAAACTAGGGCTCAGTAAACAGGAAGCTCGCAGCGCCGTCGAGCGCGTCTTACATCTCATTAAGGAAGCCCTCGCTCAAGAGGAAGATGTCTTAATCAGCGGCTTTGGCAAGTTCACTGTCCGCAGTAAAAATCCCCGTCGCGGGCGCAACCCCCAAACCAAAGAGGATCTCATTCTCCGGGCCCGTAAGGTGGTAGTATTCAAAACCTCCGGTGTCCTACGCCATCGCATTAACCAACCCACCTGA
- a CDS encoding class I SAM-dependent rRNA methyltransferase encodes MQKIRLTAKGRRWRRTGHPWIYRNDLLPGQTAVSGEVVAVYDAQERFLGQALYSAVSRIALRLLTVDDIPINADFWEARLHQALAYRRRVVTNSNACRLIYAEADGFPGLILDNYDGHLVFQIHHPGMARLLPQLIDLLQPLLRPQSITLRNDSEVRRLEGLPLEIEVIRGELPERLLVQEGTVQFWVDVRGGQKTGLFLDQRENRLAAAAWAQGEVLDCFSYQGGFALHVASHAQHVVAVESSALSLGLAQDNARLNRMHNVDWIQANCFDFLKKAHASSKFYDLIILDPPAFAKSRADQPAAFRGYQDLNRRALQLLKPGGIFITCSCSYNLSQETFLGLLRQAAQDARRQVQVIECRGAAKDHPTLLALPESTYLKCFVCRAL; translated from the coding sequence ATGCAGAAAATCAGGCTTACCGCAAAAGGCCGCCGCTGGCGCCGCACCGGGCACCCCTGGATCTATCGTAATGATCTGCTGCCGGGACAGACTGCGGTATCGGGGGAAGTGGTGGCGGTTTACGATGCTCAGGAGCGCTTTTTAGGGCAGGCCCTCTACAGTGCCGTCTCCCGCATAGCCCTGCGCCTGTTGACCGTCGACGACATCCCCATTAACGCCGACTTTTGGGAGGCCCGGCTGCACCAGGCTCTCGCCTACCGCCGCCGGGTGGTTACGAACTCCAACGCCTGTCGTCTGATCTATGCCGAAGCCGACGGTTTCCCCGGTCTAATCTTGGATAATTACGATGGCCACCTGGTATTTCAGATACATCATCCCGGCATGGCCCGGCTGCTCCCTCAACTCATAGATCTCCTGCAACCGCTGCTGCGACCCCAGTCCATTACCCTGCGCAACGATAGCGAAGTTCGCCGTTTAGAGGGGCTACCGCTGGAAATCGAGGTTATCCGGGGAGAGCTGCCGGAACGGTTGCTAGTCCAGGAAGGGACGGTACAATTCTGGGTTGATGTTCGTGGTGGGCAAAAAACCGGTCTGTTCTTGGACCAGCGGGAAAATCGGCTGGCCGCCGCGGCTTGGGCCCAGGGAGAGGTACTTGATTGCTTTTCGTATCAGGGAGGATTTGCTTTACATGTAGCTTCTCATGCCCAGCACGTGGTGGCAGTGGAATCTTCCGCTCTGTCTCTTGGTCTGGCCCAGGACAATGCCCGGTTAAACCGGATGCACAATGTCGACTGGATACAGGCTAATTGCTTTGATTTCCTGAAAAAAGCCCACGCCAGCTCCAAGTTCTATGACCTGATCATCCTTGACCCGCCAGCCTTTGCCAAAAGCCGGGCCGATCAGCCCGCAGCCTTCAGAGGTTACCAAGACCTGAACCGGCGGGCCTTGCAATTATTGAAACCCGGTGGAATATTCATTACCTGCTCCTGTTCATACAATCTGTCGCAGGAAACCTTCCTGGGGCTTCTGCGCCAGGCGGCACAGGATGCCAGACGTCAGGTGCAGGTGATCGAATGCCGGGGAGCGGCCAAAGATCATCCGACCCTGCTGGCCCTGCCGGAAAGCACATATTTGAAATGCTTTGTCTGTAGGGCGCTTTAG
- a CDS encoding ABC transporter ATP-binding protein, whose protein sequence is MKGLLPTESVHKNNSVAIKVAGLSKSYGKLKALEDVSFAIQRGTIFGYLGPNGAGKTTTIKILCGLLEREAGEVNIGGADIALDPVRVKQRIGVTPDESNLYPELSCQRNLEYLGELYGLPRSARQARRRELLETFALTDKAHTPFGALSHGMKRRLTLAAALVHAPEILFLDEPTTGLDAPSARSLRQLIQKINREQHATIFLTTHNLYEAEVLCHQILIIYKGRVVAEGTVPEIRRRVGGLKNLEVTFDQEVDANWWQVVATRGTPPAYLDGRWRLKIASHEVNLVLGRLLAWAEAAGVKIMDLVIGEVNLEEAFLAILEEKSQSKEGSV, encoded by the coding sequence TTGAAAGGCCTGTTACCGACGGAGTCTGTTCATAAGAATAATTCTGTGGCCATCAAGGTTGCTGGTTTGAGCAAAAGCTATGGCAAACTTAAAGCTCTCGAAGATGTTTCTTTCGCTATACAACGGGGAACAATCTTTGGTTATTTGGGCCCTAACGGCGCCGGCAAGACCACCACTATCAAAATTCTCTGTGGCTTGCTGGAACGCGAGGCCGGCGAGGTGAATATCGGAGGAGCGGACATTGCGCTTGATCCGGTGCGGGTCAAACAGAGGATCGGCGTCACCCCGGATGAATCTAATCTCTACCCGGAGCTGAGCTGCCAACGCAATCTTGAGTACCTCGGAGAACTCTACGGCCTCCCCCGAAGCGCCAGACAGGCGAGGCGGCGTGAACTTTTGGAGACCTTTGCCCTGACTGACAAAGCCCATACCCCCTTTGGGGCTTTATCGCATGGAATGAAACGTCGACTGACCCTGGCAGCCGCTCTGGTTCACGCCCCGGAGATCCTGTTTCTGGACGAACCTACTACGGGATTAGATGCGCCGAGTGCACGGTCCTTGCGACAACTTATACAAAAGATTAATCGTGAACAGCACGCTACTATCTTTCTTACCACACATAATCTGTACGAGGCGGAGGTCCTCTGCCACCAGATATTAATCATTTATAAGGGTCGCGTGGTGGCCGAAGGAACGGTTCCGGAAATCCGCCGGCGAGTAGGGGGACTAAAAAACCTCGAGGTCACCTTTGATCAGGAGGTCGATGCAAATTGGTGGCAGGTTGTCGCAACCCGTGGGACGCCTCCGGCATACCTGGACGGCAGGTGGAGATTAAAAATCGCCAGTCATGAGGTGAACCTGGTTCTGGGGCGACTGCTGGCTTGGGCGGAAGCCGCCGGCGTGAAGATAATGGACCTTGTTATCGGGGAGGTGAATCTGGAGGAAGCGTTTCTTGCCATCCTGGAGGAAAAATCCCAGTCGAAAGAGGGGAGCGTATGA
- a CDS encoding SGNH/GDSL hydrolase family protein has product MRNLVSAAFLLALGLLLAAEAGVRLFLPHGVSGRFSYGYDLQAGFVEQGNGQVKLVRAGGRRFYPQTFSYQRPPDCWRILVIGDSVPRGPNLTASYAGRLQEELSLRNIRSEVINMAIPGYGARRCQLVLRQGLKYEPNLIILHLNDSNEFEDEREYRRSLEFQGWHVKHWPMKVFIFARAYEIKTEKILWRLIPEKIRLQSAVNDADAEVRASQDQQQQRLWGDRVREVTKATVEMARNRDVPLILVTQGTIAQNNGATWNIDDGGLDELAKSLVGPGVYLLSMKQVFSRLSGIQSYFSDGAHLTRKGHEVMAQALADLISSRLAEQVALQGRAGR; this is encoded by the coding sequence ATGAGAAATCTGGTTTCAGCCGCTTTCCTGTTGGCATTGGGGCTGCTGTTGGCTGCCGAAGCAGGGGTGCGCCTCTTCCTGCCGCACGGGGTTTCCGGGAGATTTTCCTATGGCTACGATCTTCAGGCCGGTTTTGTAGAACAGGGCAATGGCCAGGTGAAGCTGGTGCGGGCCGGGGGGCGACGCTTTTATCCCCAGACATTCAGTTACCAACGGCCGCCAGACTGCTGGCGTATCCTGGTCATCGGCGACTCGGTGCCTCGCGGACCGAACTTGACGGCATCTTACGCCGGACGGCTGCAGGAAGAATTATCTCTGAGAAACATTCGTTCAGAAGTAATCAATATGGCCATCCCCGGATATGGCGCCAGACGCTGTCAGCTAGTATTGCGCCAGGGTCTAAAGTATGAGCCCAATCTGATCATCCTCCACCTGAACGATTCCAACGAGTTCGAAGATGAACGAGAATACCGCCGCAGTCTGGAATTCCAGGGCTGGCACGTCAAACACTGGCCCATGAAGGTTTTCATCTTTGCCCGGGCCTATGAGATCAAGACAGAAAAGATTCTGTGGAGGCTGATACCGGAAAAGATACGGCTACAATCAGCGGTGAACGATGCCGATGCCGAAGTGCGCGCCTCTCAGGACCAACAGCAGCAGCGCCTCTGGGGAGACCGGGTCCGGGAGGTAACCAAAGCAACGGTGGAGATGGCAAGGAACCGGGATGTTCCGCTTATCCTGGTGACCCAGGGGACAATTGCACAAAATAATGGGGCTACCTGGAACATCGATGACGGCGGTCTGGATGAGTTAGCCAAGTCGCTGGTAGGACCGGGGGTATACCTGCTTTCCATGAAACAGGTGTTTTCCCGCCTGAGCGGGATACAATCCTATTTCAGCGACGGCGCCCATCTGACCCGAAAGGGACACGAGGTCATGGCCCAAGCCCTGGCCGATCTGATCAGCAGCCGGTTAGCCGAACAGGTGGCATTGCAGGGAAGGGCAGGGCGGTAG
- a CDS encoding DUF2939 domain-containing protein, with product MRSRIIAVLAVLTGLVGLLIGSYFWYWHDSPRWALLQMVKAIQGNDVDTLFQYIDLQSIADNLAVHSTEEFDQWLSGTEGSNNREDDISRLARGLSKRMARILTPKFVGALEPLIKTQTQHYISGLNTLEKASLTTIVGAAEINRQGDVAEVILTDPKDNRPFRFRLARKPDRDGWKIVEVDYQNLRDLIRRKF from the coding sequence ATGCGTTCACGGATTATTGCGGTTTTGGCAGTGCTTACCGGGTTGGTCGGTTTGCTCATCGGGAGTTATTTCTGGTATTGGCATGATAGCCCCCGATGGGCGCTGTTGCAGATGGTCAAGGCTATCCAGGGCAATGATGTGGATACGCTGTTCCAGTATATCGATCTCCAGTCGATTGCAGACAACCTGGCGGTCCATTCCACCGAGGAATTTGATCAGTGGTTGAGCGGGACCGAAGGATCAAACAATCGCGAGGACGATATCTCCCGCCTGGCCCGGGGTCTTAGTAAAAGAATGGCCCGCATCCTCACACCTAAATTCGTCGGAGCCTTGGAGCCGCTTATCAAAACCCAAACCCAGCACTATATTTCCGGGTTGAATACCTTGGAAAAGGCCAGTCTTACCACAATAGTGGGCGCTGCTGAGATAAATCGCCAGGGAGATGTGGCCGAAGTCATACTGACTGATCCAAAAGATAACCGGCCATTTCGATTCCGCCTGGCCCGGAAACCCGATAGAGACGGCTGGAAGATTGTTGAAGTGGATTATCAGAATCTGAGAGACCTTATCCGGAGAAAATTTTGA
- a CDS encoding DsrE/DsrF/DrsH-like family protein: MSEKKESAAFICSRDTLDGAYPALILGINAARQGMETKIFYTFMGLNLLRPGGIEKAKFIPAGVMGAVPGMSLMATWMMKKKVEQANIPSLPELVEMAQLEGVELVACRMTADMMEVGEKALIEGVKIWDAAEFMKYARECRLCLFT; encoded by the coding sequence ATGAGTGAAAAAAAAGAGAGCGCGGCTTTCATCTGTTCCAGGGATACCCTGGATGGCGCTTATCCCGCTCTCATTCTAGGAATCAACGCCGCCCGACAGGGTATGGAAACCAAAATATTTTATACTTTTATGGGGTTAAACCTACTACGTCCCGGCGGTATTGAGAAGGCAAAGTTTATCCCGGCGGGGGTAATGGGAGCAGTGCCAGGAATGAGCCTTATGGCCACCTGGATGATGAAAAAAAAGGTTGAGCAGGCCAATATCCCCAGTCTTCCGGAGCTGGTCGAAATGGCGCAACTGGAGGGGGTGGAACTGGTGGCCTGTAGAATGACGGCAGATATGATGGAAGTAGGTGAGAAGGCCCTGATCGAAGGCGTCAAAATCTGGGATGCAGCAGAATTTATGAAGTATGCCCGTGAATGTCGGTTATGCCTCTTTACCTGA
- a CDS encoding ArsR/SmtB family transcription factor: MNQREKSEQAARCLRAMAHPARLMILQLLSGSEMSVSELEKALDISQSNLSQHLNLMKDKQLLSSRRSGNQVYYSLKDPRLLGLMALMQDLFCKT; encoded by the coding sequence ATGAACCAGAGAGAAAAGAGTGAACAAGCGGCCCGCTGCCTGCGCGCCATGGCTCATCCCGCCAGATTAATGATTCTGCAACTCCTGAGTGGATCCGAGATGTCTGTCTCGGAATTGGAAAAAGCCTTGGATATCTCACAATCGAATCTTTCGCAACACCTCAATCTGATGAAGGATAAGCAGCTACTCTCCTCCCGGCGGTCCGGCAATCAGGTATACTACAGCTTAAAGGATCCGCGCCTGTTGGGGCTGATGGCGCTGATGCAGGATCTGTTCTGCAAGACGTAA
- a CDS encoding ABC transporter permease, with protein MSQLRRVLAISRKDIESYYGKPPLITWGLMLPAVLMISVYVKDPGGSSQIAPGIIAMTLLFGNTSMAAIVITFEKRAGAFQRLLLAPLSMSTIILGKAASASLYGMATALVLTAGIQLAFGMPMAHPPLFLAGLILGAGCFSLLGLTAAVMVREVFEAMTLMNFFRFPVLFISGVFMPLTLMPAWLKPLALLSPLTYIVELLHWGISGQSYFLSPWIPLLASLMFLMVAWWLAGSIFRRRAAI; from the coding sequence ATGAGCCAACTGCGCCGCGTCCTGGCAATCAGCCGCAAGGATATTGAAAGCTATTACGGTAAACCGCCGCTCATCACCTGGGGCCTGATGCTGCCCGCCGTATTGATGATCTCCGTATACGTCAAGGACCCTGGCGGCTCTTCGCAGATCGCTCCGGGGATTATTGCCATGACGCTTCTTTTTGGCAATACCTCGATGGCCGCCATTGTAATCACCTTTGAGAAGCGAGCCGGCGCCTTCCAGAGGCTGCTGCTGGCGCCCCTTTCCATGTCTACTATCATTCTGGGCAAAGCGGCCAGCGCCTCTCTGTATGGTATGGCCACTGCCCTGGTACTCACTGCGGGTATACAACTCGCTTTCGGTATGCCTATGGCTCATCCCCCGCTCTTTTTGGCCGGCCTCATCCTTGGAGCCGGGTGCTTTTCCCTGTTGGGTCTGACCGCCGCCGTTATGGTGCGGGAGGTCTTTGAGGCTATGACCCTGATGAATTTTTTCCGGTTTCCGGTCCTGTTTATCAGTGGCGTCTTTATGCCTCTGACGTTGATGCCCGCCTGGCTCAAACCTCTGGCCCTGTTATCGCCCCTGACCTATATAGTGGAGCTTTTGCATTGGGGTATATCGGGACAATCGTATTTTCTTTCACCCTGGATACCGCTATTGGCAAGCCTCATGTTTCTTATGGTTGCCTGGTGGCTGGCGGGAAGCATCTTTCGCCGCCGAGCCGCGATCTGA
- a CDS encoding 4Fe-4S binding protein, which produces MDNFRRLIQILVTVLTNAYLLFPFGSVIYQGPLKSLCHPGLHCYSCPAALLGCPIGAFQNLLCTVRLSMQAGTIQFGASIVGYLGVFGVLTGRFVCGWLCPFGLVQDLLYRIPSPKVKLPAFLSYCRYLVLLLLVIILPLFWIDELGMGQPWFCKLLCPSGTLMGAMPLLLLKPSLWQSIGFYFWNKFTIMMLIIVGSVFISRIFCRTLCPLGAFYGLFNRVSFLSLQHDSEKCVHCRACERRCPTGCLPYKNPNSADCIRCLKCLQACRFGALDYKLRSGVSVAFPRRTEH; this is translated from the coding sequence ATGGATAATTTTCGCCGTTTGATCCAGATCCTCGTAACTGTTCTTACTAACGCCTACCTGCTCTTCCCATTCGGATCGGTCATCTACCAGGGTCCTCTCAAAAGTCTCTGCCATCCGGGTCTACACTGTTACTCCTGCCCCGCAGCGCTCTTGGGTTGTCCTATAGGCGCGTTTCAGAATCTGCTTTGCACGGTGCGTCTCTCCATGCAGGCCGGCACGATCCAATTCGGTGCTTCGATTGTAGGTTATCTGGGAGTCTTTGGCGTCTTGACCGGGAGGTTCGTCTGCGGTTGGCTCTGTCCCTTTGGTTTGGTGCAAGACTTGCTGTATCGCATTCCCTCGCCCAAAGTCAAATTGCCGGCTTTCCTTTCTTATTGTCGTTATCTCGTATTGTTATTGCTGGTTATTATCCTGCCGCTGTTTTGGATTGATGAATTGGGTATGGGACAGCCTTGGTTCTGCAAGTTGCTCTGCCCCTCAGGAACACTCATGGGAGCTATGCCGCTGTTGCTTTTAAAACCATCACTCTGGCAGTCCATCGGTTTCTACTTTTGGAATAAGTTCACCATCATGATGCTGATTATCGTCGGCTCGGTCTTCATCAGCCGGATATTCTGTCGGACGCTCTGTCCTTTAGGGGCCTTTTACGGTCTATTCAACCGCGTCAGCTTTTTAAGTCTGCAGCATGATAGTGAAAAGTGTGTCCACTGTCGGGCCTGTGAACGACGGTGCCCTACCGGTTGCCTGCCGTACAAGAACCCTAACAGCGCCGACTGTATACGCTGTTTGAAATGTTTGCAGGCCTGTCGTTTTGGGGCTTTGGATTATAAACTGCGCTCCGGTGTATCCGTAGCTTTCCCTCGCCGGACAGAACATTAA